In Vagococcus hydrophili, one DNA window encodes the following:
- a CDS encoding sigma 54-interacting transcriptional regulator, which yields MKRIDRVYAYIKEQTKDLDGESLQDNSGVTTNQLADALDIQRSNASKDLNSLVREGLIDKLDGRPVRYVCKSVFRHKPLSKYVESYREVTPPIPKKRKKEEVKSKDIFKRVVGSYGSMKNSTEQAKAAILYPPKGLNSLIIGPTGSGKTFFAHTMFQFAKQNKAVAKDKEMIVFNCADYASNPELLMSHLFGHVKGAFTGAEQEKDGIISLANDSFLFLDEIHRLPPEGQEMVFYFMDTGTFAKLGETQKNNRANVRIICATTEDPASALLNTFVRRIPITIQLPSFKDRTAREKIDLVKMMMTMEAKRIQRKIILSEDVVKALVGSVSYGNVGQLKSNVQLVSAQSFLNQMDQEELHINLEDLNEGIKEGLISLAHDRKAMSEITTLLAPQMVISPNEPLEMFAEDSYELPYNLYEIIGDKAAVLKEDGLTQDAINHFISTDINVHLKSFYRNHGFTFDTESKLTEIIDQRIINTTRKIYDYAKEALNYDFQTNFLYAMGFHISSFLNRLQNKSDSLNHDNENIKNMVAHYPEEMEVANVLKKIIEEDYHVEVPTSEVHYLTVLLVSLKENKEEGRIGVVVAAHGNSTASSMVQVVTQLLKVDNLRAVDMPLDMKPKEAYEKIVDEVVSVNEGSGVMLLVDMGSLGTFSDDIKQETGIEVKVIDMVTTAIVLEAARKSSLLDTSLDDLFESLSHFYGYTMQNSAKTVDTPDAHLKEKAIVAICASGKGTAQRMKELIDRYLVSKLQTEIAVFPISVVTLNKDIKKIREEYQIIATTGIKDPKIEVPFISMDQLFSDSGAAILEDVLSNSYEPSELEFSKEDAQKMCYDYMKESFTFINPEKLLQPLWEFTDKICQIQKMTVEVPFYINLCMHTAGAIERELRNDTLTATQEELDEFNSSVLYQDILPAFELIESLLQLKISVNERYFIIKIIENELEKA from the coding sequence ATGAAGCGAATTGACAGAGTGTATGCGTACATAAAAGAGCAAACTAAAGATTTAGATGGGGAAAGTTTACAGGATAATTCAGGAGTAACGACTAATCAATTGGCAGACGCATTGGACATTCAACGGAGTAACGCGAGTAAGGATTTGAATAGTCTTGTTAGAGAAGGGTTAATAGATAAATTAGATGGTCGACCAGTTAGGTATGTGTGTAAGTCAGTGTTTAGGCATAAACCTTTATCTAAGTACGTGGAGAGCTACCGTGAAGTGACGCCACCAATACCTAAGAAAAGGAAAAAAGAAGAAGTAAAATCTAAAGATATATTTAAACGAGTAGTGGGTTCTTATGGTAGTATGAAAAATTCTACAGAACAAGCAAAAGCTGCGATTCTTTATCCACCTAAAGGACTAAACTCACTCATCATTGGTCCAACTGGTTCGGGTAAGACATTTTTCGCGCATACGATGTTTCAATTTGCGAAGCAAAATAAAGCAGTGGCAAAAGACAAAGAGATGATTGTGTTTAACTGTGCCGATTATGCTAGTAATCCAGAGCTTTTAATGAGCCATTTATTTGGTCATGTGAAAGGTGCGTTTACTGGCGCAGAGCAAGAAAAAGACGGTATTATCAGTTTAGCCAACGATAGTTTTCTATTCTTAGATGAAATTCACCGCTTACCTCCAGAAGGGCAAGAGATGGTCTTTTATTTTATGGATACAGGTACCTTTGCTAAATTAGGGGAGACGCAAAAAAATAACCGAGCGAATGTCCGGATTATTTGTGCCACAACGGAAGATCCCGCATCTGCCTTACTTAACACCTTTGTCAGAAGGATTCCGATTACAATTCAACTCCCTAGTTTCAAGGATAGAACGGCTAGAGAAAAAATCGATTTGGTTAAAATGATGATGACTATGGAAGCAAAACGAATTCAGCGGAAAATTATTTTAAGTGAAGATGTAGTGAAAGCTTTGGTCGGTAGTGTTTCTTATGGGAATGTAGGGCAATTAAAATCCAACGTCCAATTAGTAAGTGCTCAGTCCTTTTTAAATCAAATGGATCAAGAGGAACTTCATATCAATCTCGAGGATTTAAATGAGGGGATAAAAGAAGGTTTAATTAGTTTGGCACATGACCGAAAAGCCATGTCTGAAATAACCACATTACTAGCACCACAAATGGTTATTTCACCTAACGAACCTTTGGAGATGTTTGCGGAAGATTCATACGAATTGCCTTATAATTTATATGAAATTATCGGGGATAAAGCAGCGGTTCTTAAGGAAGATGGCTTAACTCAAGACGCGATCAATCATTTTATTTCAACGGATATTAATGTCCATTTAAAATCATTTTACCGCAATCACGGCTTTACTTTTGATACTGAAAGTAAGTTAACGGAAATTATTGACCAACGGATTATCAATACGACGAGAAAAATATATGATTATGCGAAAGAAGCGCTGAATTATGATTTTCAGACGAATTTTTTATATGCCATGGGATTTCATATTAGTTCTTTTTTGAATCGACTACAAAATAAATCGGATAGTCTAAATCACGATAATGAGAACATCAAAAACATGGTAGCCCACTATCCAGAAGAGATGGAAGTCGCTAACGTGTTGAAAAAAATTATAGAAGAAGACTATCATGTGGAAGTACCCACATCGGAAGTCCATTATCTAACGGTTCTTTTAGTGTCACTAAAGGAAAACAAGGAAGAAGGACGTATTGGTGTTGTTGTGGCAGCTCATGGAAATAGTACAGCGAGCAGTATGGTTCAAGTGGTCACTCAGCTATTAAAAGTTGATAATCTAAGAGCCGTTGATATGCCTCTTGATATGAAACCCAAAGAAGCTTACGAGAAAATAGTGGATGAAGTGGTGTCTGTTAATGAAGGTAGTGGCGTAATGCTTCTTGTTGATATGGGATCGTTAGGAACTTTTTCAGATGATATCAAACAAGAAACGGGTATCGAGGTAAAAGTAATTGATATGGTAACGACTGCGATTGTTTTAGAAGCTGCGAGAAAATCGAGTTTGCTAGATACCTCATTAGATGATTTATTTGAATCGTTGTCGCATTTTTACGGCTATACGATGCAAAATTCAGCAAAAACCGTGGATACTCCAGATGCTCATTTGAAGGAGAAAGCCATAGTGGCGATTTGTGCTTCTGGAAAAGGGACAGCACAAAGGATGAAAGAACTAATCGATCGTTATTTAGTTTCTAAGTTACAAACAGAGATTGCTGTGTTTCCAATTTCTGTAGTGACACTTAATAAAGATATTAAAAAAATTAGAGAAGAGTATCAAATTATTGCAACAACGGGTATTAAAGATCCTAAAATTGAAGTCCCTTTTATCTCGATGGATCAATTGTTTTCTGATTCAGGAGCCGCTATTTTAGAAGATGTATTAAGTAATAGTTATGAGCCGAGCGAATTAGAATTTTCCAAAGAGGATGCTCAGAAAATGTGTTATGACTACATGAAGGAAAGTTTTACGTTTATTAATCCAGAAAAATTGCTGCAACCCTTATGGGAATTTACAGATAAAATATGTCAAATACAAAAAATGACTGTTGAAGTCCCGTTTTATATTAATCTATGCATGCATACAGCGGGAGCAATCGAGCGAGAACTTCGAAACGATACACTAACAGCAACTCAAGAAGAACTAGACGAATTTAATTCATCAGTGTTATATCAAGATATTTTACCTGCTTTTGAATTAATAGAAAGCTTATTGCAATTAAAAATATCAGTGAATGAACGCTACTTTATTATTAAGATTATTGAAAATGAACTAGAAAAAGCTTAA
- a CDS encoding flavocytochrome c produces MKNKMLKSVTTSLAVLFLLAGCGGSKDTAKKEEKKDTKASSTEVTTGASEKGYTDPKELKDEYDIVIVGAGGAGMAAAIEAKNEGKNPVILEKMPVAGGNTLKSSSGMNASETKFQKEQGIKDSNDKFYEETLKGGHGTNDKELLRYYVDNSADAIDWLDSMGIKLNNLTITGGMSEKRTHRPEDGSAVGGYLVDGLLKNVHEKEIPIFVNADVTEITEKDGAVDGVKVKVEKKEKEIKSKAVVVTTGGYGANPEMLEKEKPELKGYVTTNQAGSTGDGIKMIEKLGGQTVDMDQIQIHPTVQQDKGILIGEAVRGEGGILVSQEGKRFVNEMDTRDNVSAAENKLKEKSSYLIFDAGVKERVKAIDFYEKQGFVKKSDSIEGLAKELDMDEKALSETVTTWNKAVADKKDAEFNRATGMDHGLEKADYYAIKIAPGIHYTMGGVKVNTNTEVLDKDGKAIKGLYASGELTGGLHGENRIGGNSVGDIIVFGRQSGKQSAAFVK; encoded by the coding sequence ATGAAAAACAAAATGTTGAAATCAGTTACAACAAGTTTAGCGGTATTATTTCTTTTAGCTGGTTGTGGTGGTTCAAAAGATACAGCTAAGAAGGAAGAAAAGAAAGATACGAAAGCTTCTAGCACTGAAGTAACAACAGGGGCATCAGAAAAAGGATACACTGATCCTAAAGAATTAAAAGATGAATATGATATCGTAATTGTTGGTGCTGGTGGAGCAGGTATGGCAGCAGCGATTGAAGCAAAAAATGAAGGTAAAAATCCAGTTATCTTAGAAAAAATGCCTGTAGCTGGTGGTAATACATTAAAATCTTCAAGTGGTATGAATGCCTCAGAGACTAAATTCCAAAAAGAACAAGGAATTAAAGATAGCAATGACAAGTTCTATGAAGAAACATTAAAAGGCGGACATGGAACAAACGATAAAGAATTATTACGTTATTATGTTGATAATTCAGCAGATGCCATTGATTGGTTAGATTCAATGGGAATTAAATTAAACAACTTAACAATCACAGGTGGGATGAGCGAAAAAAGAACTCACCGTCCTGAAGATGGATCAGCTGTTGGTGGATATTTAGTGGATGGATTACTTAAAAACGTACATGAAAAAGAAATCCCAATTTTTGTTAATGCTGATGTGACTGAAATCACTGAAAAAGATGGTGCAGTTGATGGCGTTAAAGTAAAAGTTGAGAAAAAAGAAAAAGAAATTAAAAGTAAAGCTGTTGTTGTAACAACTGGTGGATACGGTGCTAACCCTGAAATGTTAGAAAAAGAAAAACCAGAATTAAAAGGCTATGTAACAACTAACCAAGCAGGTAGCACTGGAGACGGTATCAAGATGATTGAAAAACTTGGTGGACAAACTGTGGATATGGATCAAATTCAAATTCACCCAACTGTTCAACAAGATAAAGGTATCTTAATTGGTGAAGCTGTTCGTGGTGAAGGTGGTATCTTAGTTTCTCAAGAAGGAAAACGTTTTGTTAACGAAATGGACACACGTGATAATGTTTCAGCTGCAGAAAATAAATTAAAAGAAAAATCTTCTTACTTAATTTTTGATGCTGGCGTAAAAGAACGTGTTAAAGCAATTGATTTCTACGAAAAACAAGGATTTGTTAAAAAATCAGATTCAATCGAAGGTTTGGCTAAAGAATTAGATATGGATGAAAAAGCATTAAGTGAAACAGTAACAACTTGGAATAAAGCTGTTGCAGATAAAAAAGATGCTGAATTTAACCGTGCAACAGGTATGGATCACGGCTTAGAAAAAGCAGACTACTATGCAATCAAAATCGCACCAGGTATTCACTATACAATGGGTGGCGTGAAAGTAAACACTAACACTGAAGTCTTAGATAAAGATGGTAAAGCAATCAAAGGACTTTACGCTTCAGGTGAATTAACTGGTGGATTACACGGCGAAAACAGAATCGGTGGAAACTCAGTAGGAGACATCATCGTATTCGGTCGCCAATCAGGAAAACAATCAGCAGCATTTGTAAAATAG
- a CDS encoding SDR family oxidoreductase, whose amino-acid sequence MTKVLKGKKAIITGSGSGIGRETAIKFANEGADVGLLDINPESLLQISKELTQIGVENYYETTDVSKEQELLNAIQTLAEKLGGVDILVVNAGINGTWAPIETLSNSDWNRTIQTNLTSTFISVKAVVPYMKEIGGKIVITSSINGNRIYNNFGASAYSTSKAGQVAFMKMAALEFARYNIRVNAVCPGAIDTAINASTIVTEETEEVAIKVEFPEGSRPLSDETGKPDQVANVICFLSSDLSANVTGTEIYVDGAESLL is encoded by the coding sequence ATGACAAAAGTATTAAAAGGTAAAAAGGCAATTATCACCGGATCTGGTTCAGGTATTGGACGAGAAACAGCCATTAAATTTGCTAATGAAGGTGCTGATGTAGGTTTATTAGATATTAATCCTGAAAGTTTATTACAGATTTCAAAAGAACTGACCCAAATCGGAGTGGAAAATTATTACGAAACAACAGATGTTTCAAAAGAACAAGAACTGCTAAATGCCATCCAGACTTTAGCTGAAAAATTAGGTGGTGTGGATATTCTTGTAGTTAATGCGGGAATTAATGGCACGTGGGCACCGATTGAAACCTTATCTAATTCTGATTGGAACAGAACGATTCAAACAAATTTAACTAGTACCTTTATTTCAGTAAAAGCAGTGGTTCCTTATATGAAGGAAATTGGCGGTAAAATTGTAATTACAAGCTCAATCAATGGTAATCGAATCTACAATAATTTTGGAGCCAGTGCTTACAGTACATCTAAAGCTGGACAAGTGGCTTTTATGAAAATGGCAGCTTTGGAGTTTGCTAGATACAATATTCGAGTGAATGCTGTCTGTCCGGGAGCGATTGATACAGCGATTAATGCTAGTACAATTGTAACGGAAGAAACAGAAGAAGTAGCAATTAAAGTCGAGTTTCCAGAAGGTTCACGTCCTTTATCTGATGAAACAGGAAAACCAGACCAAGTAGCAAACGTGATTTGTTTCTTATCGTCTGATCTTTCCGCCAATGTGACAGGGACAGAAATTTATGTGGACGGAGCAGAATCATTATTATAA
- the pepT gene encoding peptidase T encodes MKEKLLERFIAYAKLDTRSDATSQTIPTTKSQEEFAFVLKEELERIGLSEINYNEKNGFLTACLPKNSDKYPAIGFIAHLDTADFNAENISPQIHENYDGQDVLLNREQDIVMKVSEFPNLKDYVGETLITTDGTTLLGADDKAGIVEILGAVDYFIANSKEEHGDIWVAFGPDEEIGQGADHFDVSTFPAEFAYTIDSGRIGHFEYETFNAAQATIQIDGTSVHPGTAYGMMVNAIKVGNLIDQRLPQNEVPEKTRDKEGFYLLHDFNGTIDQAEMTYIIRDHDKQIFEERKQNIVNIVTELNQELDRERITVTLKDQYYNMKEIIEKDMRSVDIAIKAMENLNIKPIITPFRGGTDGSKISFMGLPTPNIFTGGENFHGQYEFITLEAMETATKTIIEVIKESRV; translated from the coding sequence ATGAAAGAGAAATTACTAGAGCGATTTATAGCATATGCAAAATTAGATACGAGATCAGATGCCACAAGTCAGACAATTCCTACAACTAAATCCCAAGAAGAATTTGCCTTTGTGTTGAAGGAAGAATTAGAAAGAATCGGTTTATCAGAAATTAATTATAATGAGAAGAATGGTTTTTTAACAGCATGCTTGCCTAAAAATTCAGACAAATATCCAGCCATTGGATTTATTGCTCATTTAGATACAGCTGATTTTAACGCTGAAAATATCTCACCTCAGATTCATGAAAATTATGACGGTCAAGATGTATTGCTAAATAGAGAACAAGATATTGTAATGAAGGTGAGCGAGTTTCCTAACTTGAAGGATTATGTTGGAGAAACGTTAATTACCACAGATGGAACCACTTTACTTGGAGCGGATGATAAAGCAGGGATTGTTGAAATACTGGGTGCGGTGGACTATTTTATAGCTAACTCAAAAGAAGAACACGGTGATATTTGGGTAGCTTTTGGACCAGATGAAGAAATCGGACAAGGAGCGGATCATTTTGATGTCTCAACTTTCCCAGCGGAATTTGCTTATACAATAGATAGCGGAAGAATTGGTCATTTTGAATATGAAACCTTTAACGCCGCCCAAGCAACGATTCAAATTGATGGCACCAGTGTTCATCCAGGGACAGCTTATGGCATGATGGTTAATGCGATTAAAGTAGGTAATTTAATTGACCAGCGCTTGCCGCAAAATGAAGTGCCAGAAAAAACACGTGATAAAGAAGGCTTTTATTTACTCCATGATTTTAACGGTACCATTGATCAAGCAGAAATGACTTATATTATTCGTGATCATGACAAGCAGATTTTTGAAGAGCGTAAGCAAAATATTGTAAACATTGTAACTGAACTTAATCAAGAATTAGACCGTGAACGAATTACGGTGACACTGAAAGATCAATATTATAATATGAAAGAAATCATTGAAAAAGACATGCGCTCAGTGGACATTGCCATTAAAGCAATGGAAAATCTAAACATCAAGCCAATTATTACGCCATTTAGAGGTGGAACAGACGGCTCAAAGATTTCATTTATGGGACTGCCAACCCCAAATATTTTTACAGGCGGAGAAAATTTCCATGGACAGTATGAATTTATAACTCTTGAAGCAATGGAAACTGCGACTAAAACAATAATAGAAGTGATTAAGGAATCTCGCGTGTAA